One part of the Gammaproteobacteria bacterium genome encodes these proteins:
- the rplC gene encoding 50S ribosomal protein L3, whose product MSLGLIGRKVGMTRIFDETGVSTPVTVIEVEPNHVTQVKTDHTDGYSALQVTVGSRRPNRVTSPLKGHFAKAGAAPGRGLWEFRVDAETASQYEAGVAIPLELFEAGQKVDVSGTSIGRGFSGVMRRHGFKGGRATHGNSKAHRKAGSIGQNQDPGRVFKGKKMAGQMGNKVRTQQNLEVVRIDAARNLILVRGSIPGPRGFDVVIRPSVKGPMAQAS is encoded by the coding sequence ATGTCCCTGGGTTTAATTGGTCGGAAGGTTGGAATGACCAGGATCTTTGATGAAACCGGTGTGTCTACACCGGTTACCGTCATTGAGGTTGAACCTAATCATGTGACTCAGGTTAAGACTGATCATACGGACGGATACAGCGCCCTGCAGGTGACGGTAGGCAGCAGACGGCCAAACCGGGTGACAAGCCCACTGAAAGGACATTTTGCGAAGGCCGGCGCAGCGCCCGGTCGCGGTCTGTGGGAGTTTCGGGTAGATGCCGAAACTGCCAGCCAGTACGAGGCGGGTGTGGCAATTCCGCTGGAGCTGTTTGAAGCGGGGCAAAAAGTTGATGTTTCTGGTACATCGATCGGGCGTGGATTTTCCGGCGTCATGCGCCGCCATGGCTTCAAGGGTGGTCGCGCAACCCACGGCAACTCCAAAGCCCATCGAAAAGCCGGATCAATTGGCCAGAACCAGGACCCAGGGCGTGTTTTTAAAGGAAAGAAAATGGCCGGGCAGATGGGCAATAAGGTCCGGACACAGCAGAACCTAGAGGTTGTGCGCATCGATGCGGCGCGCAATCTCATTTTGGTCCGAGGCTCAATTCCGGGGCCACGAGGCTTTGATGTTGTTATACGGCCTTCGGTCAAAGGACCGATGGCGCAAGCGAGTTAA